One Delphinus delphis chromosome 16, mDelDel1.2, whole genome shotgun sequence genomic window, TCCGGGACCGCTGCTTCGGCAGGTGCTCGCGCCCGAGGATGCCGCCGCCATATTTGTTACGGGCGCTTGCCCTTAGGGACCAAAAAGAGGACGTGGGCGCCAGCAAAAAACGGGCAGATTGTCTGTATTCCTGGCCGGTTCACCCCCTCCCTCTCACTTCCACGAAGGCTTAATGTCATTTCAGTTCAAAGCAACAAGGTTTTTTCTGAGAGCTTCCCATCCTCTCCCCCGTCCTTTTTTTTTGCCTGTCGTGCGGCTGGTGGGATCTTAATTAacccaccagggatcgaatctgcacccactgcagtggaagccaggagtcttaaccactagacctccGGGGAAGTCCCCCACCCCTACTATTAATTCGGAAAATGAAGAGAGCTCAGCACCTTCCTTCAAGCCTTGTGATGTGACTGGATGCACAGCTGAGACAGATATAAAGATGACAGTGGCACGACCTGGGACTCCCTGATGCTGGATTGTGAGCTTGTCAAGAGTGGACAGGCCCAGCTTGAGCTGTGGGCACCAGGGTTCAGGCCACAGGCACCAGGCCCTGAGAGAGCAACCAAGCAGCCCaacctcttcttcttcttattttcttgtttcatttctttttttttttggttgcaccaggtgttagttgcggcacgtgggctccttagttgtggcatgcgagctcttagttgcggcatgcatgtgggatctagttccgggaccagggatcaaacccaggccccctgccttgggagctcagagtcttatccactacgccaccagggaagtcccaaccccctattaatagtaatagtaaaataTAAGGCTACGGAGCTCTTACAGTGTGCCCTGTGCTGTGTTAAGCACTCTACATGCATTATCTTGTTGAGTCCTCACATAGTCATCCCTgggaggtaggtgctattatccccattttacagatgaggaaactgaggttgggAGAGATTCAGTGACTTTCACACAGCAAGCAAGAGGCCCAGACAAGTTGGAACCCAGACTTTCTGACTCTCAGAACAGGAGTCTTCCCTCTTCCTACCCCTGCCCAGACCCTGAAAGTCAAGTTTTGTTTTGCTCAGTCTAGTCTGGTAAGGATGTCCCACGTCTTCTCCCAACAGGCCTGTAAGCCTACTTAGATTTCTAGGCAATTAgacagcacagactccagactTGCTGTTTCCCTACCCTGGGATATGGGGCCATGAGTGTGGCTTTTGGCTTCTGGGGGACCTGGGACTCAGTTCCCTAGCTCCACCACTTCTTTTTCGGGGATGCTCTTTTTGTGAGCCTCTGTTTTACTCCTTAGAGGGATTTTGTGGGCATTAAATGAGAAATAGGGGTGTAAGAGTTCTGTTGTCAACAGGAATATCAtcctctgcctccttcctgaCAACCTGGCAAGGGCCCACCCAGAGCATACAGTCCAATACAAGAGCCCAGGTGTCCAGGTGCTAGAGTCTGTTCAACCAGTTCCTGGGGAGCCCCAGAGGCCCCATGAACCTTGTCCCCAGCGTTCATTTCCCACCAGTCTGTCTCACTTTCCTCCTCCCCAGTCCTGCCTTTTCAGACCCTCTTCTTACCTCCTAGGTCTCCTCTTGGCCACACACACATCACCTCTTTTCTAGACTTCAAGCAATTGATGAAACCCCTCATGCTCCAGAAAGCCCTCATGACTAGAAGGAAGATTACCATTTCTCTCCCACCCTTACCCCTTACCCCCATCTATGCTTTACTGGCTGTGAGAATagagggcaggaagggcaggaagggcaggaaaCCAGCATTCAGCATAGAGTCTGGTACACTAGGGCCTCCATAAATTGACTAAAGGAGTCCCTCTGCCATTCCATCTCTGGCCAGCATGTGCCTTTATTTCAAAGCAACACTGAGCCTTTACTTAGCCCTCCCTGGGTATCCCGTGGGGGAACAGGAGAATGCGGAGAGCTGCCAAGGGGCTGGAACTGGATGTGACCTTATAGGAAAGACTCTGGCTCCTGTGTTGCACTGAATACCCCATTCTGAGTTCCCTCAGCCCTCTGATTTTACAGACAATGTAACCAGTTACCCTTTTTTGTCAGCACCAGGGCTGGGCCTTGTGATTATCTCTGATTTCCCTTCCCAGTTGTCAAGCACAGAGATAACTgggaggggacatggggtgcaATTGAAGATCATATCGCCTGCCTTGAATCATACCGGAGTCTCTGGATCATGGGAGAGAGACATACAAAAACTCTCCCTGAAGTTCTCTCCTCCCTTGGCTCTGACCTCTGTGATCTAGGTTCCGCCATGTTCTCCTCCTACCTAACAACTCCTCCTCGGGCCCCTTCACCGGGGCACTTTTTCCCAGGGCTTTCTTAGTTGCAGAGAGGTCCCccaaatttccattttcaaaactcTTCACACATTCACTTAAACTTGTCAGGCCATACACTATATGGGGTAAAAGGGACTTCAAAAACAAGATtgcctgttggtgggaatataaattggtgcagccactatggaaagcagtatggaggtttctcaaaaaactaaaaatagggcttccctggtggtgcagtggttgagagtccgcctgccgatgcaggggacacgggttcgtgccccggtccgggaagatcccacatgcagcagagctgctgggcccgtgagccatggccgctgagcctgcgcgtccggagcctgtcgctccgcaacggagaggccacaacagtgagaggcccgcgtaccgcaaaaaaaaaaaacaactaaaaatagaactaccggatgtccctggtggagcagtgcctaagaatccgcttgccaatgcaggcgacaccggttcgatccctgatccgggaaaatcccacatgccgcggagcaaataagcccatgcgccacaactactaagcctgtgctctagagcccacgagccagaactactgagcccacgcgccacaactactgaagcctgcgcacgctagagcccgcatgcaacaaccactgaacctgcatgctgcaaccactgaagcccgtgtgcctagcacccgtgctctgcaaaagagaagccaccacagtgagaagcccgcacactgcatgaagacccaacacagccaaaaataaattaattaattaattaattaaaaatagaactagcatatgacccagtaattccactcctgggtatttatctgaaaaaaaaatgaaaacactgtttgaaaagatacatgcaccccattgttcatagcagcattatttacaattgccaagatatggaagcaacctgtgtccatcaaaagatgaatggataaagaacaagtgagcctagggatttccctggcagtccagtggctaagactccgtgctcccaatgtagggggcacaggttcgatccctggtcagggaactagatcctgcacactgcaactaaaagatcccacatgcctcaactaaaagatcccacacaccacaatgaagatcccacatggcacaactaagacccagcatacccaaataaataaatatttaaaaaaggaacatgtgagcatatatgtgtgtgtgtgtgtgtgtgtgtgtgtgtgtgtgtgtgtatacacacatatatatgcacacatacagaatggaatactactcagccataaaaaagaataaaatcttgccatttgcagcaacatggatggacttggaaggtattatgctaagtgaaataagtccgacagagaaagacaaatactgtatgatttcatttctatgtgtaatctaaaaaataaaacaaactagtgcatatgagaaaaaagaaacaggacttccttggtggtgcagtggttaagaatccgcctgccaatgcagaggacacgggtttgagccctggcccaggaataTCCcaaatgctgtggagcaactaagcccatgcaccacaactactgagcctgcactctagagcccacgagtcacaaccactgagcccatgtgccacaactactgaaacctgcgcacctagagcccgtgctctgcaatgagaagccaccgcaatgagaagcccatgcaccacaacgaagagtagcccctgctctctgcaactagagaaagcccgcgctcagcaacggagatccaacagagccaaaaataaataaataaataaatatttttaaaaagtaatttaaaaaaaaaaacagactcagatatagagaacaaattagtggttaccagttgggaGAGGGAACgagggagaggcaagataggggtagggtattaagaggtacaaactactatgtataaaataaataagctaaaaggATATATAGTGtaacagggaatatagtcaatatttcataataactataaatggaatagaacctttaaaaattgtgaatcaccatgttgtacacctgaaagttatATACCATTGTACATGAACTATACCTCAATTGCCCTCAAAAGGCATAGGTGGAACGCAACAGATTGGCAGCCATGATGACACAGTGTAATATGGGCCAGGGTAGCAGCTGTTCTGGTAACTTCACCTACTACCTTTCCTTCATGACTACCCCACCTCCCATCTCTAGCCTGAATATAAAACCACTGCTGGATAGCTTCCCAAACGTCCCACATGAACCCAGCACTCCCTCAACTTCCGATCACCCCAATTGTTTCTTATTTCCAGGATTGTCTTGACTACCCACCCAGCTGACCAAGCTAAAAACATGTGCATCCACCTTTACCCTCCCCTCTCCATCCAGGCACTTTTATGGAATCAAGTCCAGATGAATCTACGCCCATGTCTCTTTTCCATTCCCTGATCTTGTTTTGGTTGTCAGTTTTCCTAAACTAGGGTGTGAACCTCCTCCAAGACTGGCTTCCAGACTCTCTCCATCCTCTACTTTGCCCACAAAAGAGCCTCTGATCGTGGGGGTCACTGATCAGAAACTACTGAGGTTgctgaattttgaaatttttcataataaaatgctgGGGGAAAAACAGTCAGGGTGTATTGTTGATGCAAGCAACAGAAGACTTCACTCCATAGTATAATAACCTAAACATTTAATCTTCTAAAGACTAACATGATGgtgctttgaaataatttttaaatgcccaTTTCATTATGTCTTTTGTAGTTAAATTTATATGAAgtaatgcaagagggaagagatatggggacatatgtatatgtataactgattcactttgttataaagcagaaactaacacaccattgtaaagcaattatactccaataaagatgtttaaaataatttataaagtaaaCACAACCGGCTATCTGTATAAAAAGAGTCCACTCAAACTAGACTAAGTAGGAAAGGAATTTATGGGGAAAGGGAAATTGGATAAAGGtgatcaaaagatacaaacttccagttataagataaataaatacaagggatgtaatgtataacGTGATGGGCAAAGTTAACACTGCCGTATGGTATAgctgaaagttgttaagagaatacaccctaagagttctcatcacaaggaaaaacttttttttcttttttttatctatatgagatgatggatgttaaccagacctattgtggtaatcatttcctagtatatgtaagtcaaatcatcatgctgtgcaccttaaacttatacagtgctgtatgtcaactatatttcaataaaaccgGAGGGGAAAAAAACGGGATTTATTGGCTTATGTAACTTCAAAGTCCAGGATTCAAACGATGTCATCAGGacccagtttctctctctgaccCTTGGCTCCACTTCTTCTGCAGCTCTATGCTCAGAGAGATCTTCACCTCTGGACCCAGAACTGCATTCTTTCAGATCTCTGTCCAGGGGAGAGAGCACTTCACTCCATGCAATTAGAGAACAAAGCCCTGGGCTTGGCTCCCATTGGCCCCAATTGAGTCACATGGCTACCCTAAACCAATCACTATGGCCAGAAGGATGACAGCGATGATTGGTTTAGCCCTAAATCACTCAGGTAATTTAAGGATGAGCTAGAGCCAACTCCCCCAGAACCACTTTCCTGAGAGTAAATAAGGTGTGGGACCCAAAAAATCTGGGGGCTGTTACTGGAATTAGGGTGAATGAATGCTGAGAAACTCACAGCTTggtccttatttttctcatttttcctgaAGACTGCCTCCCCAGTCTCCCTCAGCAAGCACGTCAGAACCAATATTAaaacgcaggcttctcactgtccCAGGCTCCAACTTGAGCTTGGTCTCACACTCTCCTCATCTCCCACCCAGGTATGAGCAGATCCCCATGGGGGAGAAACTGGCCAGTCATACAGGGTCCATCGTTGAGCTCCAGGCTGGGGTGAGGTCAGTCTATAACAGGTAGTTTTGGACATTCCTCAAGTGCTGGGATTTGGAGGGGGGGCAAAGTTATAAATAGGAGTGGGGAGGTATATTAATTTCCTACTAACGCtctaacaaataaccacaaacttagtggcttaatacAAATCTATTACCGTTTTGGAGGTTGGAATTCTGTCTCATAaactaaagtcaaggtgttggcagaactGCATTCCCTTCTGGAGGGtctagggaagaatccacttccttgccttttccagctttgaggctgcctgcattcctcgGCTCATGACCCCtttcatcttcaaaaccagcaagaGCTGGTTGACTCTTATTATCACATACGCTGACTCTTCAGCCTCTCTCTTCCACATTTGActcctgtgattacactgggcccacccagataatccaggataatctatTTTAAGGACTGCTAATTAACAACTTTAATACCATCTGCAATCTTAATTCCCCCTTGCCATGTAATATAACATACTAACAAGTCTCCAGGGATCAAGCCATGGACATCTTGGGGGTGGGAAGCCTCCCCCAACAAAGGTCACTATGTCCTGGGACCAGTTCTTAAGTGGACAGAGGGAGAGGCTCCCTTCTTAGAGCTGTTGGGTAGGGCGCGTTAGATACATGCCATAACCTAGTCCTAGCTGCTGTTCTCACTAGGCCACTGGCCTGAATTAGACTTGAGTGGCTCAGTCAGGAATAAAGAAATGTGACATCACCAGGCTGAGTGTGGGGGACCTCCTCAGAGGGTAGCTGGGCTTTGAGGGATGCTGAGAATCTAGGAGAACCTATGGGGGGGGTTAGTCATGATGCTGCTTAAGTCaacagaaggggaaggaaagtaTGATGGCCTGGCGGCCTAGAAACTGGAAGAGGGTATCCATTTTAATCATCCAGCAACTACTACCCACTGGGGAAGAGAGGTGGAAGGGCATGAACTGCAGCCAGAGGGGACTGGAGCTCAGACAGTGCTCAACCCATCTGAATGAAGCAACCTTCCTGGCTTCACCCAAGTAGCTTCTGGGCTTTGGAATCATTTgcactgggttcaaatcccactgtGCCAGTTATAGACTATGTGAACCTGGGAAAGTGGCCTAACTTCTCCGAATCTCTtgttcctcatctattaaatgagAATGATACCACCATGTTCTTCATGTGGCTAATATGAATtagaagttctttttaaaaaaaagttataagcTCTTAAGGAACATTCTAGAAGGGAGGACTGTCAGATAGTCTAAAAGAAGCCCTAGCATGGATTGGTGATTAGGCTATTGTTGAGAGCACAAGTCTTGAGACAGACACGGGGTTGAATTCTGCCCTTACCATAACTAGCTGTGTGAATCTGGACAAGACACTTAACCTATGTAAGCCCCAGTCATAGAATACATTTATTGTGTACCAAATCTGAGGCAAGCAGCTTCTTGCTATGTGAAGTCAGAAAAATATTAGTACCTCATTCCTAAGGTTGATGTAAACTTGAAGTTAGATGCTCATAAGCAACTTGATTCAGTGCCTGGTGTGCAGGAGCTTCACTCAAATGTTAGGATAACTCCACCTGGGTGGAAAAAGAGGATAAGGAGAACAGGGAGCTAACTTGACTGGAAAGGCCACTGGATGTCCTGTGATGTTGCGGGCATCCCTGAGCACAGACCTCAGCGTCTAATTCGCAGCCGGTATGACCAGCAGGCTCACCCAATGTAGACACAAGCTGGCTGGCTCCTGGCCAGCTCAAGGtgtttccctttgcctggaaaccGGAAGGTGTGGCTGAGGCAGGGCATGGAGGAGAGCAGCTCAACTAAAAAGCGGTGGAGAGGAGCCCCGCTCTTGGATCTCTCTGGTTCCCCCAAATGCTGGGGACCAGCTCCCCCGGGCTAAAGGAGACAAGTGAGTAGGGAGCCACCTGGGAAGAGCATTTCAGGACTGGGGGCTTGAAAAAGGCTTGGGTCCTTCTTgcctgctgggagcctggggTTTGGGTCCAGCCCTAGGACAAGAGGTGAGGTGGGAGCTGAACTCCTTAGGAAGAGTTCCCCGAACTCCAGCACACGGCAGGGTCCCCTGCTGTGAACCAGAGCCCCGGGTAACCAGGCCCCAGGGTCGGTGGTGGAGATGAGAGCAAAgtgcacccccacccccaccccaggtctgGACCAGGACGAGGCACCAGTAGCAATGCCGGCCGCCTGAGCTTCACATCATGTATACATACTGCTGCCTGGCGCCTGGGCAGGACGTCTGGCCTCTGCTGCAGCACCTCACCTACACCTACCTGCCCGCCCCTCCGCGGCTGCCCCCCATTCAGGCCCACAACTTCTGCAGCCGGCCCCCGAGCCTGAGCGCGGGCGAGTGGGCGGCTCCGCGGGAATACCACTGCTTCCACGCCACAGGCGCGACGCTAGTGATCACGCTGCCCTTGTGGGCCTTCCCGCAGGCCTACGCTGTGGCCCTGCAACCGCCGTTCCCAGCGCCCGGCTACCCAGGGCCGTCGCTTCAGGAGCCCGCAGATGCGGGGCTGGCGGCGGTCGAGAGCGGGACGCAGTGGCCGGAAGGCAGCAGCCTGCACGCTGAGCTGCACTGGGGCCGCGTGGAACGTACGCTCCCGCCGGGCCTCTTTCTGCCGGACTTCGTGCGCCGGGAGTTGCGACGAGCGTACGGCACGTACCCACGCACCGACGTGCGCGTCACCTATCGCGGCGGCGAGTTCCTGCTGCAGGGCGCGCCGCGCGTGCGCGAGCCCGAGTACCGTACGGAGAGGCGAGTGCTGCGCCGGCCAGCCAGCAGCTGCAGCGGCTACAGCATCCCCGCGGGGGAAGCGGCGGAGCGCGGCCGCCGGAAGAAGAGGAAAGACTTGAGCTGAGGGCGCCGCGAGGCCCTGCGGCCGGCCAGGGTGAGCACGCGCGCGGCTCTCCTCCTGCCGCCACAGCTGTGCGCTGGGGCTGGGTGCACctgtcacctcttttttttttaaccaccgcCCACTTCCTGCACTTCCTTGATTTCTCTCAGCTTATTGCTGGATGGCGGGGCAAGGGCGAGAATGAATCAAGGACATCTCTGGGTGGGTGTCCTATTACTCCTTCCTTCTACTTGGACTTGGGAAGCCTGAGTGTGTGTGGTGGAAGGAGGGCCTGAACCCTttgtttcctctctccttcctccccatcttCTTCCTCTTTGAAGCCTGCCCTGCAATAAGCCCCCACTTTCgctttttcctctcctccctccagcaaAGCTCTCCAAACTCCCCAAGCTGAGGGCCCACCTATCCCCAGCTtgtaagaaaagtaaacaaatgagtgaaGTCAAGTATAGGCTTCAAGATCATTTTTATGCCTGGGGATAGgggtttttcttcatctgtgtaaGGTGAGCCTTACTTTCCATCTTGGGGTACAAGGTGTTGGAGGTGAGGATTAGAGTGGACCTCTGGAAAAAGTATGCTTCCTCACTGGCTGGGCTTCACTCTCCCTTAACCAGCTCCCTTCCAGTGCGGGAGGACACTCTTCTAGGTCCTGAGGCCCACCACCCCCAGAGAGATTCGGAGGGCATAAGCTATTTTGTTGAGGCATGGATGACAGGCATGGCTGAGGAAGGCTGAGGAGGGGATCCATAATCAGATCCATAATGGCTCTGACATTTTCtagactctgagcctcagtttcttcatctgtaaaagaagaagaaaaacaacccagCCTACGTGGAAAATTTACCAACGTTTAAATTTAAGATGAATGTCACTTCTTGTCTCCTGATTCTTGCTAACAGTGTTTAATAGGGTGAATTTGCAATATTATAGGAGTTTGCTGGAGGGTTAGGCCACACATCCAATTTTAACTAAGGGTCTGGCCAGACCACCAGATCTGATGTCCAAGCTGTATAAATTTGGCTCCTATTGGAATTGCTTTCACTGAACTTCCATTTGTGGTTGGCCAACAGCTACCTGGATATACAGGTATGTTATTGAAGCTGTAGATCACTTGATTGAACACTGCTGTATTTATGAGCTTCATGGAGAAGTTCTATTAAACCTCAGCATTTGGTAAAGATGTTTCTACTGATAAgttgtttgcttttatctttGAATCACCAAGGATCTCATAATTgatcatatt contains:
- the C16H10orf95 gene encoding uncharacterized protein C10orf95 homolog, producing the protein MYTYCCLAPGQDVWPLLQHLTYTYLPAPPRLPPIQAHNFCSRPPSLSAGEWAAPREYHCFHATGATLVITLPLWAFPQAYAVALQPPFPAPGYPGPSLQEPADAGLAAVESGTQWPEGSSLHAELHWGRVERTLPPGLFLPDFVRRELRRAYGTYPRTDVRVTYRGGEFLLQGAPRVREPEYRTERRVLRRPASSCSGYSIPAGEAAERGRRKKRKDLS